Proteins found in one Irregularibacter muris genomic segment:
- the rbr gene encoding rubrerythrin: protein MKDLKGTKTEQNLWAAFAGESQASTKYGYFASVAKKEGYEQIMDVFQETQKNEKEHAKLWFKYLQGIGTTSDNLKAAAEGENYEWTDMYKEFAKVAREEGFNEIAVKFEGVGRIEKEHEERYKKLLERVEEETAFVEEEKIAWKCRNCGHIHYGEKAPNLCPVCDHPKAHFERRALNY, encoded by the coding sequence ATGAAAGATTTAAAAGGAACTAAAACAGAACAAAACCTATGGGCTGCCTTTGCAGGAGAATCTCAAGCATCAACTAAATATGGATATTTTGCTAGCGTAGCGAAAAAAGAGGGCTATGAGCAAATCATGGATGTTTTCCAAGAAACACAAAAGAATGAAAAAGAGCACGCTAAGTTATGGTTCAAATATCTTCAAGGTATTGGAACTACTTCTGACAATCTAAAAGCAGCAGCAGAAGGAGAAAATTACGAATGGACGGATATGTACAAAGAGTTCGCTAAAGTAGCTAGAGAAGAAGGATTTAATGAAATTGCTGTAAAATTTGAAGGTGTTGGTAGAATAGAGAAGGAGCATGAGGAAAGATACAAAAAACTTCTAGAGAGAGTAGAAGAAGAAACTGCCTTTGTAGAAGAGGAGAAAATTGCTTGGAAGTGTAGAAACTGTGGACATATCCACTATGGAGAAAAAGCACCAAATCTATGCCCAGTTTGCGATCATCCAAAGGCTCATTTTGAAAGAAGAGCTCTTAATTATTAA
- a CDS encoding alpha/beta-type small acid-soluble spore protein: MGKRPLVPEAKAALDKLKMEFASEIGISLDGKYQGNTSSRVNGATGGPIGGMMTKKMIEEFEKNLIDE; the protein is encoded by the coding sequence ATGGGAAAAAGACCCTTAGTGCCAGAGGCTAAAGCAGCACTGGATAAATTGAAAATGGAATTTGCCAGTGAAATAGGGATAAGCTTAGATGGGAAATATCAAGGCAATACATCCTCTAGGGTAAACGGAGCCACTGGAGGACCTATCGGAGGAATGATGACCAAAAAGATGATAGAAGAATTTGAAAAAAATTTAATTGATGAATAA
- a CDS encoding sodium:solute symporter family protein, translated as METTYLIFIIAYLVGISIYGWYLNKKFITNSDDFVTAGRVLPFPVLVGTLLATWMGSGMITGTANFIYERGPIAAIFFLIGEPVGLLLIALFLAKRIREKVSYTLPELIEEKYGVVARTIVALCIVLAYIGIVSYQFTAGGYILNLVTGISVPLGTFISAVFIVFISVVGGLVSVAYTDAIGTLIIFAAMIIGLPLAVSQAGGLSALLAALPAEKTTVTGGLSNVQLIGYMLPVIFLVLGEQNIYQRFGAAKDPKEATRSGFGLFGLALLLDFLVIALVATSIVLFPNLENPDTAFLQVAMGLPTIVGGLIIACSVALFVTTADSYLLSASTNVIYDIWVRLFRPKATDKEKIVAIRVCIILLALFALVIGTFFPSILDIQMYAYSMYGAAITPALLGALFWKKATKAGGLSSIIVGGGTVLVWDVLLKTPGDLNSILIAGPLAILVLIVVSLGTQNRKKKF; from the coding sequence ATGGAAACTACATATTTAATTTTTATCATAGCATATTTAGTAGGTATTTCAATATACGGTTGGTATTTAAATAAAAAATTTATTACCAATAGCGATGATTTTGTCACTGCTGGACGGGTACTGCCCTTTCCTGTATTAGTGGGCACACTACTTGCCACCTGGATGGGTAGTGGCATGATTACAGGTACGGCAAACTTCATCTATGAACGGGGACCCATAGCCGCCATCTTCTTTTTGATAGGGGAGCCCGTAGGGTTGCTCTTAATTGCATTATTCTTAGCAAAACGTATTCGGGAAAAGGTAAGTTATACCCTTCCTGAATTGATAGAAGAGAAGTATGGTGTAGTTGCAAGGACAATCGTCGCTCTATGTATTGTTCTGGCTTATATAGGGATAGTGTCCTATCAGTTTACAGCGGGAGGTTATATATTAAACCTGGTTACAGGTATTAGCGTACCCTTGGGAACATTTATCAGTGCAGTTTTTATTGTTTTTATATCCGTTGTAGGGGGCTTAGTTTCTGTAGCCTATACGGATGCTATAGGAACATTAATTATATTTGCCGCCATGATCATTGGCCTTCCCCTTGCTGTCAGTCAAGCTGGAGGGTTATCCGCCCTACTAGCTGCTTTGCCTGCAGAAAAAACTACAGTTACAGGAGGACTAAGCAATGTTCAATTGATTGGATATATGTTACCTGTAATATTTTTGGTGTTGGGAGAACAAAATATATACCAGCGTTTTGGTGCGGCTAAGGATCCTAAGGAGGCCACTCGATCTGGTTTTGGATTATTCGGTTTAGCCCTACTATTGGACTTTCTGGTCATCGCTTTAGTTGCCACCAGCATCGTACTTTTCCCTAATCTAGAAAATCCTGATACAGCATTTCTTCAGGTGGCCATGGGCTTACCTACCATAGTGGGCGGTCTTATTATTGCCTGCTCTGTGGCTTTATTTGTCACCACTGCCGACTCTTATTTATTATCGGCCTCTACCAATGTCATCTATGATATTTGGGTAAGGCTATTTCGACCTAAGGCTACAGATAAAGAAAAAATTGTCGCCATAAGGGTTTGCATTATCCTATTGGCATTATTTGCACTCGTTATCGGAACTTTCTTCCCCTCTATCTTGGATATACAGATGTATGCCTATTCCATGTATGGAGCGGCAATTACTCCAGCATTATTAGGGGCTCTATTTTGGAAAAAAGCTACTAAAGCAGGGGGTCTTTCCTCGATCATAGTCGGTGGCGGTACGGTACTTGTCTGGGATGTCCTTTTAAAGACCCCTGGAGATTTAAACAGTATATTGATTGCTGGCCCCTTGGCCATATTGGTTTTGATTGTTGTAAGTTTAGGGACACAAAATAGAAAAAAGAAATTCTAA
- a CDS encoding family 1 encapsulin nanocompartment shell protein: MDILKRGLAPISAEAWSEIDEKAAEVLKSRLSARKAVKVDGPKGWDYTVIPEGRLILKEDEKDVKTGVFQVKPLVEARASFTLNRWEMDNVARGARDIDLDNLEEAVRKIAEFEENAVYKGYEAGNIQGLDQSTAHNIIPFGNDDQAIMDALSEGVVTLKEHYVEEAFTLIVGKEAYKRLHKKSQGYPLVKRIESLLGGKVLYSTVVEGAYLIPYNHDDLEFTIGQDFSIGYEGHDDKEVRLFITETFTFRVLDENIIIKYRV; the protein is encoded by the coding sequence ATGGATATTTTAAAAAGAGGCTTAGCACCTATATCAGCAGAGGCATGGAGTGAAATTGATGAAAAAGCAGCAGAAGTTTTAAAAAGCCGTCTTTCTGCAAGAAAAGCTGTAAAGGTAGATGGACCTAAGGGATGGGACTATACAGTTATCCCTGAGGGGCGTCTTATCTTGAAAGAGGATGAAAAAGATGTAAAGACAGGGGTTTTCCAAGTGAAGCCCTTGGTAGAAGCCAGAGCTAGTTTCACCTTGAATCGTTGGGAAATGGATAATGTGGCCCGAGGAGCTCGGGATATTGACTTAGATAACTTGGAAGAAGCGGTAAGAAAGATTGCAGAATTTGAGGAAAATGCCGTTTACAAGGGTTATGAAGCAGGAAATATTCAAGGGCTTGATCAAAGCACCGCCCATAATATCATTCCCTTTGGCAATGATGACCAGGCCATCATGGATGCCCTTTCAGAAGGAGTAGTGACTTTGAAGGAGCACTATGTAGAAGAAGCCTTTACTTTAATTGTCGGAAAAGAAGCCTATAAGCGATTGCATAAAAAGTCCCAAGGATACCCATTAGTCAAGAGAATAGAGTCTTTATTGGGAGGAAAGGTTTTATACAGTACCGTGGTAGAGGGAGCTTATCTCATTCCATACAATCATGATGATTTGGAATTTACCATTGGCCAGGATTTCTCCATTGGATATGAAGGCCATGACGATAAAGAAGTAAGACTTTTTATCACTGAAACCTTTACCTTTAGAGTATTGGATGAAAATATTATTATAAAATATAGAGTATAA
- a CDS encoding ABC transporter ATP-binding protein, producing the protein MTENLIIRDLVKKFGDYKAVNQANIEVEKGELFTLLGPSGCGKTTLLRMIAGFNPIDGGEIIFKDQVINHIPAHKRDIGMVFQNYAIFPHLSVSKNVAYGLKARKVGAKEIEERVEDALKMVQMEEYKDRQPAQLSGGQQQRVALARAIVIHPKILLMDEPLSNLDAKLRVQMRTTIRKLQKQLGITTIYVTHDQEEALAISDRIAIMDKGVIQQIGKPEEIYKRPNNVFVANFIGTSNFLKGKAIKQDRGNLSELTILEKCKLQIKLNKEYEGEILLSVRPEEFVLGEIEEGKLFGEIVLGTFLGDFINYEIRLENGQMIEVNEYTKDVSFIRNIGDRVGITPKVEKINMFDHTGKESLI; encoded by the coding sequence GTGACTGAGAATTTAATCATACGAGACTTAGTAAAAAAATTCGGAGACTATAAAGCAGTAAATCAAGCAAATATTGAAGTTGAAAAGGGAGAACTCTTTACCCTATTAGGTCCTTCGGGATGTGGAAAGACTACACTCCTCCGAATGATTGCAGGCTTTAATCCTATTGACGGGGGAGAAATTATTTTTAAGGATCAGGTAATCAATCATATCCCTGCTCACAAAAGGGATATCGGTATGGTATTTCAAAACTATGCCATATTTCCTCATTTATCTGTTAGCAAGAATGTGGCCTATGGATTAAAGGCACGAAAAGTAGGAGCAAAGGAAATAGAAGAGAGGGTAGAGGATGCTCTAAAAATGGTACAGATGGAAGAGTACAAGGACAGACAACCCGCCCAACTCAGTGGGGGACAACAACAAAGGGTAGCCTTAGCTAGGGCCATTGTCATTCATCCGAAGATTTTATTAATGGATGAGCCTTTAAGTAACCTAGATGCAAAGCTAAGGGTACAAATGCGTACAACTATTCGAAAATTACAAAAGCAGTTGGGCATTACCACCATATACGTAACCCATGATCAAGAGGAAGCCCTGGCTATCTCTGATAGAATTGCCATTATGGATAAAGGAGTTATCCAACAAATAGGAAAGCCCGAAGAGATTTATAAAAGACCCAATAATGTCTTCGTGGCCAACTTTATTGGGACTTCCAACTTCCTAAAGGGTAAGGCCATCAAGCAGGATAGGGGAAATTTGTCTGAGCTGACCATCTTGGAAAAATGTAAGTTGCAGATAAAATTAAATAAAGAATATGAGGGAGAAATTCTCCTGTCTGTTAGACCAGAGGAATTTGTTCTTGGGGAAATAGAAGAGGGAAAATTATTTGGAGAAATTGTTCTAGGTACATTCTTGGGAGATTTTATTAACTATGAAATCCGACTAGAAAATGGACAGATGATAGAAGTCAACGAATATACCAAAGACGTCAGCTTTATTCGAAATATCGGTGATAGGGTAGGCATTACACCAAAGGTAGAAAAGATTAATATGTTTGATCACACAGGAAAGGAGTCTTTAATATGA
- a CDS encoding Fur family transcriptional regulator, with the protein MLEQKHLKENLISRNIKPSYQRIQILKYLIKNATHPTVDEIYMALVEEMPTLSKTTVYNTLKLFVDNGLARALSIEDIEVRYDGDVRSHGHFKCMSCKKIFDFTVDMDKFLTEELKNFTIQEKNIYFKGICKKCNYKNNEEQKGGVIK; encoded by the coding sequence ATGTTAGAGCAAAAACATTTAAAAGAGAATTTGATCTCTAGAAACATAAAACCTTCTTATCAAAGAATACAAATTCTTAAATATCTAATTAAAAATGCCACCCATCCTACTGTGGATGAAATTTATATGGCTTTGGTAGAGGAAATGCCCACACTTTCCAAGACCACTGTCTATAACACCCTAAAGCTTTTTGTAGATAATGGACTGGCTCGGGCGTTATCCATAGAGGATATCGAGGTAAGATATGATGGGGATGTACGTTCTCATGGGCATTTTAAGTGTATGAGTTGTAAAAAGATATTTGATTTTACTGTAGATATGGATAAATTTCTTACAGAGGAATTAAAGAATTTTACGATCCAAGAAAAAAATATATACTTTAAAGGAATCTGTAAGAAATGTAACTATAAAAACAATGAAGAACAAAAGGGAGGAGTAATAAAATGA
- a CDS encoding ferritin-like domain-containing protein — MSQYHEPVELLDEKARDISRALNSLKEEVEAVDWYNQRVNASKDEELKAIMAHNRDEEIEHACMTLEWLRRNMGGWDEELSTYLFTEGPITELEEAAMGEETGESSSSSTGGLQIGDLK; from the coding sequence ATGTCACAATATCATGAGCCAGTAGAGTTGCTCGATGAAAAGGCAAGGGATATCAGCAGAGCATTAAACAGTTTAAAGGAAGAGGTTGAAGCTGTAGATTGGTACAACCAGAGGGTAAATGCATCTAAAGATGAAGAATTAAAAGCCATCATGGCCCATAATCGAGATGAGGAAATTGAACATGCCTGCATGACCCTTGAGTGGCTAAGAAGAAATATGGGGGGCTGGGATGAAGAGTTAAGTACTTATTTATTTACTGAAGGACCTATTACCGAGTTGGAAGAAGCTGCTATGGGTGAAGAAACAGGAGAAAGCTCTTCTAGTTCAACCGGTGGACTTCAAATTGGAGATTTAAAATAA
- a CDS encoding VanZ family protein, whose product MIKFKNRKTKIILSWTGVILWMVMIFAFSAQPAKQSAGLSAKITQSIISIVDKVMPLDLDTFMTVQRVEYLHHIIRKMAHFSVYLVLGLLLVHALRQSGVKGFKIFIFALILCISYAAFDEIHQLYIPGRSGQVRDVFIDSMGALTGIAGYAMASWKVKRSK is encoded by the coding sequence ATGATAAAATTTAAAAATAGAAAAACAAAAATTATACTTTCTTGGACGGGAGTTATTTTATGGATGGTGATGATTTTTGCTTTTTCTGCTCAACCAGCAAAACAATCAGCAGGTTTAAGTGCCAAAATAACCCAAAGCATAATATCTATAGTGGATAAAGTGATGCCCTTGGATCTAGATACCTTTATGACGGTACAAAGAGTAGAATATCTCCATCATATTATAAGAAAGATGGCCCATTTTTCAGTATATCTTGTATTGGGATTACTCCTAGTACATGCCCTGAGACAAAGTGGAGTAAAGGGATTTAAAATTTTTATTTTTGCCTTAATTTTATGTATTTCCTATGCTGCCTTCGATGAGATCCATCAATTATATATTCCAGGAAGAAGTGGGCAGGTAAGGGATGTTTTCATTGATAGCATGGGAGCTTTGACAGGCATTGCAGGATATGCTATGGCCTCCTGGAAAGTGAAAAGATCTAAATAA
- a CDS encoding TRAP transporter permease, with protein sequence MPVELIYLLALLVTIVVVFIVMKRPIYEAMFIGYGVMIVVLGRYDKFIEFLVKPATNTLFYAIVAFLSLAFIFGKTNVVNAIIDFVLSIVGRLSGGAGYVSLVSSTFMAALSGTGPGNVAATGVFTIPAMIRTKFPRALAATVEMSASSLGPMIPPSGTILLAFGVLDALEPGKYPLSSFWIAVWVIGIYFILQRLITLFLFCKYYKVEPVPKEELPDFKETIKKGWKALLVPVIIFLPLYLDFKFGSTFFTARLGEEGAKAFSSSVILFTPGVAALYSLFISRDSIEGGLSFSGMLNLFKDGIRQITPVAATVYFAYSISYLYGEANVGASLGEYVQSFHMSKMQLAIFIPLLTTFLGMILPGSSQIAIFGAGIVGTLTAVGVNPIIAAAMLPAITGALEGMTPPLALAMYAAMGIAESNIKETSKLAYIWVLAHLTVAILILMGLLPVFFI encoded by the coding sequence ATGCCAGTAGAATTAATATATTTGTTGGCATTGCTTGTTACCATTGTGGTTGTATTTATTGTAATGAAAAGACCCATATATGAAGCCATGTTTATTGGTTATGGGGTAATGATTGTTGTGTTGGGGAGATATGACAAGTTCATAGAATTTTTGGTAAAACCAGCTACCAATACTTTGTTTTATGCTATTGTAGCTTTTTTATCCTTAGCCTTTATCTTTGGTAAGACCAATGTGGTCAATGCCATTATCGATTTTGTATTGTCCATAGTGGGTAGACTTAGTGGAGGAGCTGGCTATGTAAGTCTGGTTTCCAGCACATTTATGGCGGCTTTATCGGGGACAGGTCCTGGCAATGTGGCGGCTACAGGGGTATTCACCATACCTGCTATGATTAGAACAAAATTCCCTAGGGCCTTAGCTGCTACTGTAGAGATGTCTGCCAGTTCTTTAGGTCCTATGATTCCCCCCTCTGGCACCATTCTTTTGGCCTTTGGGGTTTTGGATGCCTTGGAGCCTGGGAAATACCCCCTATCTAGCTTTTGGATAGCTGTTTGGGTCATCGGAATATATTTCATTTTACAAAGGCTAATCACTTTATTTTTATTCTGTAAATACTATAAAGTAGAGCCTGTACCCAAAGAAGAATTACCTGATTTTAAAGAAACCATCAAAAAAGGATGGAAGGCCCTATTGGTGCCAGTGATTATCTTTTTACCTTTATATTTAGATTTCAAATTTGGCAGTACTTTTTTTACCGCTAGACTCGGGGAAGAAGGGGCTAAAGCCTTTTCCAGTAGCGTCATCCTCTTTACTCCCGGAGTAGCTGCCCTTTATTCTTTATTTATTAGTAGGGATAGTATAGAAGGAGGGCTTAGTTTTTCAGGGATGTTAAATCTTTTTAAAGACGGCATCAGGCAAATCACTCCTGTGGCGGCCACTGTTTACTTTGCTTACTCCATTTCATACCTTTATGGAGAGGCCAATGTAGGGGCTTCTCTAGGAGAATATGTCCAATCCTTTCACATGTCCAAGATGCAATTGGCCATATTCATTCCTCTACTGACGACATTTTTAGGAATGATTTTACCGGGATCTTCCCAAATTGCTATATTTGGGGCAGGCATTGTGGGCACCTTAACGGCTGTGGGCGTTAATCCTATTATCGCTGCTGCCATGCTTCCTGCCATAACAGGAGCTTTAGAAGGGATGACACCTCCCCTGGCCCTAGCCATGTATGCTGCTATGGGTATAGCAGAGTCCAATATAAAAGAAACCAGTAAACTTGCTTATATTTGGGTATTGGCCCATCTAACGGTGGCTATACTTATCCTCATGGGACTATTACCAGTTTTCTTTATTTAA
- a CDS encoding methyl-accepting chemotaxis protein: MKNKLLKGKTGSSSIRIRLLTIPILVVVLSILLIGVASSLSARASLFNEMDRNGDIILEEIGRQLEGNTKALEIINDSIEQQIRIVATSIGEIKENITNEKIAQLVKEYGIDHINYFNPEGFITHTNIPEYMGWTPEEGHALYDFAHGNDKELMEDIRMNTTSNTYFKYGYIRYDDGTFAQVGIDADQVNQLTQQFGYQQLVEDLSANNEVDYALFVDPNLKAIAHSDKEKIGLDLSGNKGATTAIKEGEIYTERSVSEEDKTSVYDMFYPVVVNGEQVGAIDVGFSMKNINTAINRNILIISIAGLVVLLLLGAILFSSSNYAIKTIRRLKEQMNLFAGGDFSNEVSEDLLNRKDEFGEISRAVDAMQISIREIIKNVLDKAQMVAAHSEELTVTTGQSSKAADEVANAIESIASGASEQAKDTEEGFVSVTDLGKVIIKNTDYVKDLNEATWEVRRLKDEGAELLQDLVEKTDMSMKATKEVQEVILNTNESAENIVKASEMIKSIAEQTNLLALNAAIEAARAGEAGRGFAVVADEIRNLAEQSNQFTGEISTIINDLIYKTSTAVKTMDEVEEIAKSQSSSVNMTSHKFEGIAQALENMRESLTAVNDSSKEMSGQKEKIVQIIEHLAAISQENAAGSQEASASVEEQTASMVEISNSSEELAIIAEELNSQVERFKI, from the coding sequence TTGAAAAACAAATTACTAAAAGGAAAGACTGGCTCTAGCTCTATTAGGATCCGATTATTGACCATACCTATCCTAGTGGTGGTATTGTCTATATTGTTGATAGGGGTAGCATCTTCTCTTTCCGCAAGGGCAAGCTTATTTAACGAGATGGACAGAAATGGAGACATTATTTTAGAAGAAATAGGCAGGCAGCTAGAGGGAAATACCAAAGCCTTAGAAATCATTAATGATTCCATAGAGCAACAGATTAGAATCGTAGCTACCTCTATAGGAGAAATCAAAGAAAATATTACTAACGAAAAAATAGCCCAGTTAGTAAAGGAGTATGGAATAGATCATATCAACTATTTTAATCCAGAAGGTTTTATCACCCATACCAATATTCCTGAGTATATGGGCTGGACCCCTGAAGAGGGACATGCCCTATATGACTTCGCCCATGGCAATGATAAAGAATTGATGGAGGATATTCGAATGAATACCACCAGCAATACATACTTTAAATACGGATATATAAGATATGACGATGGCACTTTTGCCCAAGTGGGTATAGATGCTGACCAAGTTAATCAGCTAACCCAACAGTTTGGCTATCAACAGCTGGTAGAGGATCTATCTGCCAATAATGAAGTTGATTATGCCCTATTTGTTGATCCCAATTTAAAGGCCATTGCCCATAGTGATAAAGAGAAAATTGGGTTAGATCTTTCGGGGAATAAAGGGGCCACAACGGCCATTAAAGAAGGCGAAATCTATACGGAAAGGTCTGTTTCTGAGGAGGACAAAACCTCTGTTTATGACATGTTTTATCCTGTGGTAGTTAATGGGGAGCAAGTAGGAGCTATTGATGTAGGTTTTTCCATGAAAAATATAAATACTGCTATCAATAGAAATATTCTCATTATTTCTATTGCAGGCCTAGTAGTTCTTCTTCTATTGGGAGCTATTTTATTTTCAAGTTCTAACTATGCTATAAAAACGATAAGACGATTGAAAGAGCAAATGAATCTTTTTGCTGGGGGTGACTTTAGCAATGAGGTATCAGAGGACTTGCTAAATAGAAAAGATGAATTTGGTGAAATAAGCAGGGCAGTAGATGCTATGCAAATATCCATAAGGGAGATTATAAAAAATGTATTGGATAAAGCCCAGATGGTAGCTGCCCATTCTGAGGAACTTACTGTGACGACGGGACAATCCTCCAAGGCAGCCGATGAGGTAGCCAATGCTATTGAGTCTATAGCCAGTGGCGCTAGTGAACAAGCAAAAGATACGGAGGAAGGTTTTGTATCGGTTACAGATCTTGGAAAGGTCATTATAAAAAATACAGACTATGTTAAAGATCTAAATGAGGCAACCTGGGAGGTTCGCCGGCTCAAGGATGAAGGGGCGGAATTACTTCAGGATTTAGTGGAAAAGACAGACATGAGTATGAAAGCTACAAAGGAAGTACAAGAGGTCATCTTAAATACCAATGAAAGTGCAGAAAATATTGTGAAAGCCAGTGAAATGATTAAAAGCATTGCAGAGCAAACCAATCTGTTGGCTTTAAATGCAGCCATTGAAGCAGCAAGAGCTGGAGAAGCAGGACGAGGTTTTGCTGTAGTGGCCGATGAAATCAGAAATCTAGCAGAGCAATCCAACCAATTTACAGGGGAAATAAGTACAATAATCAATGATCTTATCTATAAAACCTCCACTGCAGTGAAGACTATGGATGAAGTGGAAGAAATAGCAAAGTCTCAATCTTCAAGTGTGAATATGACCAGTCATAAGTTTGAAGGCATAGCCCAGGCTTTAGAAAACATGAGAGAGAGCCTAACAGCTGTCAATGATTCCAGTAAAGAAATGAGCGGGCAAAAAGAAAAAATTGTACAAATCATAGAGCATCTTGCAGCCATATCCCAGGAAAATGCAGCAGGTAGCCAAGAGGCGTCTGCATCTGTAGAGGAGCAAACTGCTTCTATGGTAGAGATATCCAACTCCAGCGAAGAGTTAGCCATAATAGCTGAGGAGTTAAATAGTCAAGTAGAAAGGTTTAAGATATAG
- a CDS encoding ABC transporter substrate-binding protein encodes MKFKKILATVLAVMLLAGLLIGCGSSNTDGETGGQDQEGASNENAGTVTVYSPHNAEVINPIVKEFQERTGIQVDVVAAGTGELLKRVEAESGNSLGDVMWGGGAESLDSFKDYFEAYKTTEDDVIPTHFKDADNAWTGFSALPMVIMYNKNLVKEDEVPASWEDLLDPKWEGKIAFADPAKSGSSYTTLVTMLEARKEDGNEGWDFIKKFVENLDGKIISGSSGVYTGVSDGEYSLGLTLEEAAMRYVNAGADVGVVYPSEGTSAVPDGIAVIKGAKNEENAKKFVDFVVGKDVQNIVVEDFARRSIRTDMEAPEGLGPIDDIKLVDYDFAWAASNKEEVLDKWKNIVIGRE; translated from the coding sequence ATGAAGTTTAAAAAGATACTCGCTACTGTTTTAGCCGTCATGCTTTTGGCAGGTCTTTTGATAGGCTGTGGTAGTAGCAATACTGATGGTGAGACAGGAGGCCAAGACCAAGAGGGTGCATCCAATGAAAATGCTGGTACAGTTACTGTATATAGTCCTCATAACGCTGAAGTAATCAATCCAATCGTAAAAGAATTTCAAGAGAGGACAGGAATTCAAGTAGATGTGGTGGCAGCAGGTACAGGGGAATTATTGAAAAGAGTGGAGGCTGAAAGTGGAAATTCCCTAGGAGATGTTATGTGGGGCGGTGGTGCAGAATCTTTAGATTCTTTTAAAGATTATTTTGAAGCCTACAAAACCACAGAGGATGATGTTATTCCGACTCATTTTAAAGATGCTGATAATGCCTGGACTGGATTTAGTGCTCTTCCTATGGTAATTATGTACAATAAAAACCTAGTAAAAGAAGATGAAGTACCTGCTTCTTGGGAAGACTTATTAGATCCCAAGTGGGAGGGAAAAATTGCTTTTGCTGATCCTGCAAAATCCGGTTCTTCTTATACAACGCTAGTAACCATGTTGGAGGCTCGTAAAGAAGATGGGAATGAAGGTTGGGATTTCATTAAGAAATTTGTAGAGAACTTAGATGGGAAAATCATCTCTGGTTCTTCAGGAGTATATACAGGAGTATCCGATGGAGAATATAGCCTAGGTCTTACTTTAGAAGAAGCAGCTATGCGGTATGTAAATGCTGGTGCCGATGTAGGCGTTGTATATCCATCCGAAGGGACTTCCGCTGTACCCGATGGTATAGCAGTAATTAAAGGGGCTAAAAATGAAGAAAATGCCAAGAAATTTGTTGATTTTGTAGTGGGTAAAGATGTACAAAACATCGTGGTGGAAGATTTTGCCCGTCGTTCTATCCGGACGGATATGGAAGCACCTGAAGGATTAGGACCAATTGATGATATTAAGCTAGTGGACTATGATTTCGCCTGGGCAGCCAGTAATAAAGAAGAAGTACTAGATAAATGGAAAAACATTGTTATAGGTAGAGAATAA